Part of the Kordiimonas pumila genome is shown below.
GAAAATGACCGGCTGGTTTTTCTAGACGATGACCCAGATGCCTCCGAGGGCATCATGATCTTGCGACTAGAGCCAGTAGAATAACCAGATATAGGGCCTGCACCCAGCACCATTATAAAAAGTCTTTGCAAAAACCAAAATGCCCAGTAGGAGTCCATCGAACGACTGGACCAAAAAGAAGGCTAACATATGACTTTTGAAACAATCCTGCTCGACAAGCAAGAAGGGGTTGCTTTTATCACCCTGAACCGGCCAGAGGCTCTGAATGCGCTCAACGCTGCGCTTTTGAGCGAAGTTGGGGAAGCGCTTTTATCTCTCGATAAAGATGATGACGTTGGCGCAATTGTCATAACTGGTAGTGAAAAAGCTTTCGCCGCTGGGGCAGATATTAAGGAAATGGCAGAGCAAAGCTTTGCTGAGGTTCTTAAAGAAGACAAATTCGCTGCCATAAATGCTGTGTTTGCTGCAATCCATAAGCCCGTTATTGCTGCGGTTTCTGGCTATGCACTTGGTGGTGGCTGTGAGCTTGCAATGGCATGTGATTTTATTATTGCTGCTGAAAGTGCCAAGTTTGGTCAGCCCGAGATTAAACTTGGTGTTATTCCCGGCATGGGCGGCAGCCAGCGCTTGACACGAATCATCGGAAAATCCAAAGCGATGGACATGATTTTAACAGGCCGAATGATGGATGCAGCAGAGGCTGAACGAGCTGGCCTTGTAAGCCGAATCGTACCAACAGAAGACCTGATTGAGCATGTTACAGAAATTGCACGGGGCATCGCTCATCTGTCACTCCCTTCTGTTATACTTGCGAAAGAAGCCACAAACCGCGCGCTAGAGACCACGTTAACTGAAGGTTTGATCTTTGAG
Proteins encoded:
- a CDS encoding enoyl-CoA hydratase, coding for MTFETILLDKQEGVAFITLNRPEALNALNAALLSEVGEALLSLDKDDDVGAIVITGSEKAFAAGADIKEMAEQSFAEVLKEDKFAAINAVFAAIHKPVIAAVSGYALGGGCELAMACDFIIAAESAKFGQPEIKLGVIPGMGGSQRLTRIIGKSKAMDMILTGRMMDAAEAERAGLVSRIVPTEDLIEHVTEIARGIAHLSLPSVILAKEATNRALETTLTEGLIFERRVFHSLFATNDQKEGMNAFIEKRQPQFKNS